One region of Lampris incognitus isolate fLamInc1 chromosome 12, fLamInc1.hap2, whole genome shotgun sequence genomic DNA includes:
- the arvcfa gene encoding splicing regulator ARVCF, translated as MPADVKEEQNSEGPQPLPLAREGKESALDNSSTNEELDTPTSNISMMTSTNDSYMETDTPQQTDTEDSKTVEQEVEPTESQDTSMPQLHLETPDTPDAPDVPHTPVPVVQDNLPEYSTPATNSPLAEFVISTAPTSSAAVTLSRSGEPQSANTQGQNSLFNLPDSLKGLGGDICLGYGSLSRGAMQGYWPSRAFQQGAHYTLPFLRDSYGPTGLSSQPEGEGIGDQGEDIQDMKTDRSAASYPMLGGIHPFLPIATMELLREPSRVRGGYEDAIMPQLDGTLNPFFQTMSRAQTLQLPHKRNSLVTLDSMRRDPRWRDPNLHEVISMLSHPMDPVKSNAAAYLQHLCYENDRIKQDVRQLKGVPILVELLDHPKPEVHRKACGALRNISYGKDHNNKVAIRNCDGIPALVRLLRKSSSMEVKELVTGTLWNLSSYEPLKMTVINHGLQTLTDEVIIPHSGWRREPPDNPAAHDAEWTIVFKNTSGCLRNVSSDGAEARQRLRECEGLVDALLHALHSAVVNKEMDNKSVENCVCILRNLSYHVHKEVPGAERFQEPHAYHLSRPGGHQKKRNEVDCSGGKRVKEEWFSPGWKNGFMDRKYGTLDLPKRAEPMKGLELLYQPEVVRLYLALLTRSQNHNTLEAAAGALQNLAAGQWAWSSYIRVTVRKEKGLPILVELLRSDTDKVVRAVAIALRNLAIDRRNKDLIGSYAMRDLVSNLPCGQQHPAKNLEGDTVVSILNTIHEIIIDSPENARALIQGHTVQKLVAINKTSQSTRENKAASHVLQTIWSYKDLRTSLNKAGWNKSHFKTTTSTASSKKSKTGKQGNDDITLPLMEKNQDGYSTLEQGERAVDGKRPIMERDPLQTIAERKHFIRAGRPAVGLVDSKPPPLDSWV; from the exons ATGCCTGCTGATGTGAAAGAG GAGCAAAACTCGGAGGGGCCGCAACCACTTCCCCTTGCCCGGGAGGGAAAGGAGTCAGCTTTGGATAACTCCTCTACAAATGAAGAACTGGACACACCAACCTCTAACATCTCCATGATGACCTCCACCAATGACAGTTACATGGAAACGGACACCCCACAGCAGACGGACACAGAG GACTCTAAAACTGTGGAACAGGAAGTTGAGCCGACTGAGAGTCAAGACACCTCAATGCCACAGCTTCACCTCGAGACGCCGGATACACCTGATGCACCTGATGTACCTCATACACCCGTACCAGTTGTTCAAGATAACCTTCCAGAGTACTCAACTCCTGCAACAAACAGTCCACTCGCTGAGTTTGTGATCTCTACCGCCCCCACCAGCAGCGCTGCTGTCACACTCTCTCGGTCTGGTGAGCCCCAGTCTGCCAACACACAGGGCCAAAACAGCCTCTTCAATCTGCCCGACAGTCTTAAAGGCCTTGGAGGGGACATATGTTTGGGGTATGGAAGTCTGTCTCGAGGTGCCATGCAAGGCTACTGGCCCTCCCGAGCCTTCCAGCAAGGGGCGCATTACACCTTACCCTTTCTCAGGGACAGCTATGGTCCCACAGGCCTCAGCAGCCAGCCAGAGGGTGAAGGAATTGGGGATCAGGGAGAAGACATCCAGGATATGAAGACCGACCGCTCAGCTGCAAGCTACCCAATGTTGGGGGGCATCCACCCGTTTCTGCCTATCGCCACCATGGAGCTCCTCCGAGAGCCTTCCAGAGTCAG AGGTGGCTATGAAGATGCGATCATGCCCCAGCTGGATGGGACCCTGAACCCTTTCTTCCAGACCATGTCCCGCGCCCAGACCCTACAGTTGCCCCACAAACGTAACAGCCTGGTCACCCTGGACAGCATGCGCAGAGACCCTCGTTGGAGAGACCCCAATCTGCATGAGGTGATCTCTATGCTCAGCCACCCAATGGACCCCGTCAAATCTAATGCTGCTGCATATTTGCAGCACCTCTGTTATGAGAACGACCGCATCAAGCAGGATGTACGGCAGCTGAAGGGGGTCCCCATATTGGTGGAGTTACTGGACCATCCCAAACCTGAAGTGCACCGCAAGGCCTGCGGTGCCTTGCGCAACATATCCTACGGTAAAGATCACAACAACAAAGTGGCCATCAGGAATTGCGATGGCATTCCCGCCTTAGTCAGACTGCTGAGGAAGTCCAGCAGCATGGAAGTCAAAGAGCTAGTTACAG GGACCCTGTGGAACCTCTCGTCATATGAGCCACTGAAAATGACAGTAATCAACCATGGGCTGCAGACGCTTACAGATGAAGTCATCATACCTCATTCAGGCTGGAGGAGGGAGCCTCCTGATAACCCTGCAGCGCACGATGCTGAGTGGACCATTGTCTTTAAGAACACCTCTGGCTGTCTGAG GAATGTCAGTTCAGATGGGGCAGAAGCTCGGCAGAGGCTGAGGGAATGCGAGGGATTGGTGGATGCTCTCCTTCATGCCCTTCATTCTGCTGTTGTTAACAAAGAGATGGACAACAAG TCTGTGGAGAACTGTGTCTGCATTCTGCGAAACCTCTCATATCACGTTCACAAGGAGGTCCCAGGAGCAGAGCGATTTCAGGAGCCCCATGCCTACCATTTGTCCAGGCCGGGGGGCCATCAGAAGAAGAGGAATGAGGTAGACTGTTCTGGAGGAAAAAGAGTCAAAG AGGAATGGTTCAGTCCAG GCTGGAAAAATGGATTTATGGACAGGAAATATGGCACACTAGATTTACCAAAACGTGCCGAACCAATGAAAG GGCTGGAGCTGTTGTATCAGCCAGAGGTGGTGAGGCTTTACCTCGCTCTTCTCACTCGCAGTCAGAACCACAACACCCTGGAGGCTGCAGCAGGGGCTTTACAGAACCTCGCCGCAGGACAGTGGGCT TGGTCCAGCTACATCCGGGTCACAGTGAGAAAGGAGAAAGGACTCCCTATTTTGGTGGAGCTGTTGCGTTCAGATACTGATAAAGTAGTGCGAGCTGTGGCTATTGCTCTTCGCAACCTGGCCATTGATCGGCGGAACAAAGATTTGATAG GGAGCTACGCCATGAGGGACCTTGTCAGTAATCTGCCATGTGGCCAACAGCACCCAGCAAAAAATCTAGAGGGTGATACAGTTGTGTCCATTTTGAACACGATTCATGAGATCATCATCGACAGCCCAGAGAACGCCCGTGCTCTCATACAGGGTCACACTGTACAAAAATTGGTCGCCATCAACAAGACAAG CCAGTCTACACGCGAGAACAAGGCCGCCTCTCATGTGCTTCAGACAATATGGTCCTACAAGGACCTGAGAACCAGTCTTAACAAAGCTGGCTGGAACAAAAGCCACTTCAAG ACAACAACAAGTACAGCGTCATCTAAAAAATCCAAGACTGGAAAGCAAGGCAATGATGACATCACGTTGCCTCTCATGGAGAAAAACCAAG ATGGGTACTCAACCTTGGAGCAGGGTGAGAGAGCAGTAGACGGTAAAAGACCCATAATGGAGAGAGACCCTCTCCAG